A region of Mesorhizobium sp. AR02 DNA encodes the following proteins:
- a CDS encoding type III polyketide synthase — protein MHQFYLRYGALLLEDDAQRLTLFERMVALAGIEHRYSCFAPADDPRGGAIDRDGTSVRGSFASTAIRMEMYEAAAPELAQQAVDKLLADDDRSLITHLIVTSCTGFSAPGIDLELVQRCGLPTSVERTIVGFMGCYAAINALKLSRHIVRSDPKARVLIVNIELCTLHFREAAELEKLISFCLWGDGCAASLVTAEPHGILLESFHAIVAAECKELMSWRIRDDGFDMVLSGQVPGAVRETLRNEHPAILGGRPAKEIDLWAVHPGGRSVLDAVERALKLEPTALAASREVLRRYGNMSSATVMFVMAEMLKEPAGLRGCGMAFGPGLTTETMMFRTA, from the coding sequence GTGCATCAGTTCTACCTCCGCTATGGGGCTTTGCTGCTCGAAGACGATGCCCAGCGCCTTACGCTCTTCGAGCGAATGGTCGCTCTTGCCGGGATCGAACATCGCTATTCCTGCTTTGCGCCTGCCGACGATCCGCGCGGTGGGGCAATCGACCGCGACGGCACCTCGGTCAGGGGCTCGTTCGCCAGCACCGCAATCCGTATGGAGATGTACGAAGCCGCCGCGCCGGAGCTCGCGCAACAGGCCGTCGACAAGCTTCTGGCCGACGACGACCGCTCGCTGATCACGCATTTGATCGTGACGAGCTGCACCGGCTTTTCGGCGCCCGGCATCGACCTCGAGCTGGTGCAGCGATGCGGCCTGCCGACGTCGGTCGAGCGCACCATCGTCGGCTTCATGGGGTGCTATGCCGCCATCAACGCCTTGAAGCTGTCACGCCATATCGTGCGCTCCGACCCGAAAGCCCGCGTGCTGATCGTCAACATCGAATTGTGCACGCTGCATTTCAGGGAAGCCGCCGAGCTCGAGAAGCTGATCTCGTTCTGTCTATGGGGCGACGGTTGCGCGGCCTCGCTGGTAACGGCTGAGCCGCATGGCATTCTGCTCGAAAGCTTCCACGCCATCGTCGCGGCGGAGTGCAAGGAGCTGATGAGCTGGCGCATCCGCGACGACGGCTTTGACATGGTGCTGTCCGGCCAGGTTCCCGGCGCGGTCCGCGAGACGCTGCGCAACGAGCATCCGGCCATCCTCGGCGGCAGGCCCGCCAAGGAGATCGATTTGTGGGCGGTGCATCCCGGCGGCCGCTCCGTGCTCGACGCGGTCGAGCGGGCACTCAAACTGGAGCCGACCGCGCTCGCCGCATCGCGCGAAGTGCTCCGGCGATACGGCAACATGTCGTCGGCAACCGTGATGTTCGTGATGGCCGAAATGCTGAAGGAGCCAGCGGGCTTGCGCGGCTGCGGCATGGCGTTCGGGCCGGGGTTGACCACCGAGACCATGATGTTCCGGACTGCCTGA
- a CDS encoding sulfotransferase family protein has translation MMPSHNVQHRIRAFAARWLVPYLPYPHFMFVAPLDAVLRILWHAEGRIPPAYWPRLVLLLLLSGISTVASLPERMILWLWLRLRPPRMERDNAPVFVLGYFRSGTTFLQNLLAADPSLRSPSLPQVLAPQTFVLGWVLLRYLFVPLLPLTRLNAVVPVGARLPAEDDFALNNMGGMSVLAGRAMFPRRQAFFNRFHDLDALSVDEFSRWRSHQFAFVQKLALVAGGRRLLLKSPSHTARVRYLLELFPGAKFVHISRSPEVVFRSNLLLARELQRAFALQPPLPEDEQEEIITCEYLATEMHYLADRAQIPAADLAEVRLQDLIADPVGEMKRIYRELGLPFSRSCEERMLQVAATFVKQVPNRHPDLTERQKARVARLEPLAATFGHTPAQASERLDVDSQQRIG, from the coding sequence ATGATGCCATCGCACAATGTCCAACATCGCATCCGAGCTTTCGCAGCCCGTTGGCTGGTGCCTTATTTGCCGTATCCGCACTTCATGTTCGTGGCACCTCTTGACGCCGTGCTGAGGATCCTGTGGCACGCGGAAGGCCGGATTCCTCCCGCCTATTGGCCGCGCCTGGTTCTCCTGCTCCTGCTTTCCGGGATCAGCACGGTCGCCTCCCTGCCGGAGCGCATGATCCTTTGGCTATGGCTGCGGCTGCGACCTCCCCGGATGGAGCGGGATAACGCCCCTGTGTTCGTCCTCGGCTACTTCCGATCCGGGACGACGTTTTTGCAGAACCTGCTGGCAGCCGATCCGAGCCTGAGATCGCCGAGCTTGCCGCAGGTCCTGGCGCCCCAGACATTCGTCCTCGGCTGGGTTCTGCTCCGCTACCTTTTCGTACCGTTGCTGCCGTTGACGCGCCTCAACGCAGTGGTGCCGGTAGGCGCCAGATTGCCAGCGGAGGACGATTTCGCGTTGAACAATATGGGTGGGATGTCTGTCCTCGCAGGACGCGCCATGTTTCCCCGCCGGCAGGCCTTCTTCAATCGATTTCACGATCTCGACGCGCTTTCGGTGGACGAGTTTAGCCGCTGGCGCTCACATCAGTTCGCTTTCGTCCAGAAGCTTGCTCTCGTTGCGGGCGGGCGGCGACTTCTGCTCAAGTCGCCGAGCCATACGGCGCGCGTCCGCTACCTCCTGGAGCTGTTTCCGGGCGCCAAGTTTGTCCACATCTCCCGTTCACCGGAAGTCGTGTTTCGGTCCAACCTCCTTCTGGCGCGCGAATTGCAACGTGCATTCGCCCTGCAGCCGCCACTGCCCGAGGACGAGCAGGAGGAGATCATCACCTGCGAATATCTCGCGACAGAAATGCACTATCTGGCAGATAGAGCTCAGATTCCCGCCGCCGACCTCGCAGAAGTGCGGCTGCAGGATCTGATCGCCGACCCCGTGGGCGAGATGAAGCGGATCTACCGCGAACTGGGCCTGCCATTTTCCCGCAGCTGCGAGGAGCGGATGCTGCAGGTCGCTGCGACGTTCGTCAAACAGGTGCCCAACCGCCATCCCGACCTGACGGAAAGGCAGAAAGCGCGGGTAGCTCGCCTCGAACCGCTGGCTGCGACTTTCGGGCATACGCCTGCACAGGCTTCTGAGAGGCTCGATGTTGACAGCCAACAGCGCATCGGATGA